A stretch of the Panthera uncia isolate 11264 chromosome D1, Puncia_PCG_1.0, whole genome shotgun sequence genome encodes the following:
- the LOC125936868 gene encoding olfactory receptor 51G2-like codes for MVFFNGSSYRPFLLSGFPGLEDSHPVISILFCVLYLIALMGNVTILVVIKVERSLHTPMYFFLSMLAASDLGICATTLPTLLKLFWFNVREIDFDACLIQMFFIHVFSLMESGILLTMAFDRYVAISNPLRYTTVLTDSTIAKIGVGLLLRAVAVIFPGPFLIKRLRFCKANVLSHSYCLHPDIIKLSCSDHRINSIYGLIIILITFGVDSVLILLSYLKILITVLGIASREEQFKALNTCVSHICAVLLVYVPMLGVSIIHRFGKHVPSMVHITMGYIYLLIPPVLTPVVYCVKTREIRTRILGNLLKL; via the coding sequence ATGGTCTTCTTCAATGGTAGTAGCTACAGACCTTTTCTTCTGAGTGGTTTTCCTGGTCTGGAAGACTCACATCCAgtgatttccattttgttttgtgtcctcTACCTGATTGCCCTAATGGGTAACGTCACCATCTTAGTGGTTATTAAAGTGGAACGGTCACTTCATACACCCATGTACTTTTTTCTCTCCATGCTGGCTGCTAGTGACCTTGGAATCTGTGCTAccaccctgcccaccctgctCAAGCTTTTCTGGTTTAATGTTCGGGAAATAGACTTTGATGCCTGCCTCATCCAGATGTTCTTTATCCATGTGTTTTCCTTAATGGAGTCAGGCATCCTCCTCACCATGGCTTttgaccgctatgtggccatctcCAACCCACTCAGGTACACTACTGTTTTGACTGATTCTACCATTGCCAAGATAGGTGTGGGGCTTCTGCTACGGGCTGTGGCTGTCATCTTCCCAGGACCCTTTCTCATCAAACGACTGAGGTTTTGCAAGGCTAATGTGCTCTCCCACTCATACTGCCTGCACCCAGATATAATCAAGCTCTCTTGTTCTGACCACCGAATAAATAGCATCTATGGCCTCATCATCATTCTCATCACCTTTGGTGTGGACTCTGTACTCATTCTCCTATCTTATTTGAAAATCCTGATTACTGTGCTAGGCATTGCCTCCCGGGAAGAACAATTTAAGGCCCTTAACACTTGTGTCTCCCACATCTGTGCTGTGCTTCTGGTTTATGTCCCTATGCTGGGTGTATCCATTATCCATCGCTTTGGGAAACATGTTCCATCTATGGTGCACATTACCATGGGTTATATATACCTATTGATTCCTCCTGTTCTCACCCCTGTTGTATACTGTGTTAAAACCCGAGAGATACGTACCCGTATTCTAGGTAATCTACTGAAATTATAG
- the LOC125936891 gene encoding olfactory receptor 52D1-like, translated as MSAYNKTDVHPSTFILIGIPGLEAAHIWISIPFCVVYLLALLGNCSFLFIIKTDPSLHEPMYLFLCMLAVADLVVCTTAVPKLLSLFWFHDGEIRFEACLTQVFLIHSCSTMESGFFLAMAFDRYVAICNPLRHSGILTHAVIGGMGLAIVLRGTALLSPHPFLLRWLPYCRTDIISHTYCEFMALIKIACAETRIRRAYSLIVAFLTGGLDFILIICSYVLILHTVFHLPSKDARFKTLGTCGSHICVILVSYTPAFFSFLTHRFGHHVAPHVHIFVANIYLLVPPMVNPIIYGVRTKKIRDRFLKFFTFSKPVK; from the coding sequence ATGTCAGCATACAATAAGACTGATGTCCATCCATCAACCTTCATCCTCATTGGCATTCCTGGGTTGGAGGCTGCCCACATCTGGATCTCCATCCCCTTTTGTGTGGTATACCTTTTGGCCCTCCTGGGAAACTGCTCTTTTCTGTTTATCATTAAGACAGACCCCAGCCTCCATGAGCCAATGTACCTCTTCCTCTGCATGCTGGCTGTGGCTGATCTGGTTGTGTGTACTACAGCTGTACCAAAACTTCTtagccttttctggttccatgatGGAGAGATTCGCTTTGAAGCCTGCCTCACTCAAGTGTTCCTGATTCACTCTTGCTCTACCATGGAATCTGGCTTCTTCCTGGCCATGGCTTTTGACCGTTATGTAGCCATTTGTAACCCATTAAGACATTCAGGTATTCTGACACACGCTGTAATTGGGGGGATGGGTCTAGCTATAGTACTCCGGGGCACAGCACTTCTCAGTCCTCACCCCTTCCTGCTACGTTGGCTTCCCTACTGCAGAACCGATATCATTTCCCACACCTACTGTGAGTTCATGGCCCTCATCAAGATTGCCTGTGCTGAGACAAGAATCCGTAGAGCCTACAGCCTCATTGTTGCCTTCCTTACTGGTGGCCTGGACTTCATATTGATCATTTGTTCTTATGTTCTCATACTGCACACTGTCTTCCACCTCCCATCCAAGGATGCCCGATTCAAGACCTTGGGTACCTGTGGCTCCCATATCTGTGTCATCTTAGTGTCTTATACTCCagccttcttctctttccttaccCACAGGTTTGGGCACCATGTGGCTCCCCATGTCCACATATTTGTGGCCAACATCTATCTTCTGGTCCCACCCATGGTGAACCCTATTATCTACGGGGTAAGGACCAAGAAGATACGGGAcaggtttcttaaatttttcactttttcaaagCCTGTGAAATAA
- the LOC125936884 gene encoding olfactory receptor 51L1-like: MATFNSSNTLSSTFYLSGIPGYEEFHHWISIPFCLLYLVGIMGNCTILHIVRTDPRLHQPMYYFLAMLSLTDMGMSMPTMISLFRVLWSISREIQFSTCVVQMFFIHTFSFTESSVLLAMAFDRYVAICHPLRYATILTPRLIMKIGIAALLRSACAMIPLLARLAFFPFCHSHILSHSYCLHQDMIRLACADTLFNVIYGLLLVVVLWGMDSLGIFVSYVYILHSILKIASREGRLKALNTCASHICAVLILYVPMIGLSIVHRFAKHSSPLIHIFMAHIYLLVPPVLNPIIYSVKTKQIRQGVLYLVLHTKISSTMM, from the coding sequence ATGGCAACCTTTAACTCCAGTAATACCCTGTCCTCCACATTCTATCTCTCAGGTATCCCTGGCTATGAGGAATTTCACCACTGGATATCCATTCCATTCTGTCTCCTGTACCTTGTTGGAATCATGGGTAACTGCACCATCCTGCATATTGTTCGGACAGACCCCAGGCTCCATCAGCCCATGTACTACTTTCTGGCCATGCTTTCCCTCACCGACATGGGCATGTCCATGCCCACCATGATATCACTCTTCAGGGTGTTGTGGTCCATTTCCAGGGAAATCCAGTTCAGTACCTGTGTGGTCCAAATGTTTTTCATTCACACTTTCTCCTTCACGGAATCATCTGTGCTCTTGGCCATGGCCTTTGACCGCTACGTGGCTATCTGCCACCCTCTACGATATGCTACCATTCTCACCCCAAGACTTATCATGAAAATTGGAATTGCAGCCCTGCTTAGGAGTGCCTGTGCCATGATTCCACTTCTGGCTCGGCtggccttctttcctttctgccacTCTCACATCCTTTCTCATTCATATTGTCTACACCAGGACATGATCCGCCTTGCCTGTGCTGACACCCTGTTTAATGTTATATATGGGTTGCTTCTTGTTGTTGTGCTGTGGGGAATGGACTCTCTGGGTATTTTTGTGTCTTATGTGTACATTCTTCACTCTATATTAAAAATTGCATCACGTGAAGGGCGGCTTAAGGCTCTCAACACGTGTGCATCTCACATCTGTGCTGTACTCATCCTATATGTGCCTATGATTGGGTTATCTATTGTCCATCGTTTTGCCAAACACTCCTCCCCATTGATCCATATCTTCATGGCTCACATCTACTTATTGGTTCCACCTGTGCTCAATCCAATCATCTATAGTGTGAAGACCAAACAGATTCGTCAAGGAGTCCTCTACCTAGTTCTCcacacaaaaatcagttctaCTATGATGTAG